Proteins from one Juglans microcarpa x Juglans regia isolate MS1-56 chromosome 1S, Jm3101_v1.0, whole genome shotgun sequence genomic window:
- the LOC121246307 gene encoding ATP synthase subunit d, mitochondrial-like, translated as MSGAGKKVADVALKASRTIDWEGMARLLVTDEARKEFATLRRAFDEVNSTLQTKFSQEPEPIDWEYYRKGIGSRLVDMYKEAYDSIEIPKYVDTVTPQYKPKFDALLVELKEAEEKSLKESDRLEKEIVEVQEMKKKISTMTANEYFEKHPELKKKFDDEIRNDYWGY; from the exons ATGAGCGGAGCGGGAAAGAAAGTTGCCGATGTGGCACTGAAGGCATCGAGAACCATAGACTGGGAAGGGATGGCGAGGCTTCTGGTCACCGATGAGGCTCGGAAAGAGTTCGCAACTCTTCGCCGCGCCTTTGATGAGGTCAACTCCACCCTCCAGACCAAGTTCAGCCAG gAACCAGAGCCCATAGATTGGGAATATTACAGAAAAGGAATTGGGTCTCGCTTGGTGGATATGTACAAAGAGGCTTATGACA GCATAGAAATCCCCAAGTATGTAGACACAGTCACTCCTCAGTACAAGCCAAAATTCGATGCACTG TTGGTGGAATTGAAAGAAGCAGAAGAGAAATCCTTAAAGGAGTCTGATCGTTTGGAAAAGGAAATTGTCGAAGTACAAGAGATGAAG AAAAAGATTAGCACCATGACCGCAAATGAGTACTTTGAGAAGCATcctgagttgaagaagaagtttgaTGATGAAATCCGTAATGATTACTGGGGTTATTGA
- the LOC121246308 gene encoding LOB domain-containing protein 1-like codes for MEYKGKAMTPQPTPTTVPPPFSRSPSSSLSPPQSSPSLSPPSKSSPFFPSSSVQHFSSPNTEIPPSPPPVVLSPCAACKILRRRCGEKCVLAPYFPPTHPLKFTIAHRVFGASNIIKFLQEIPESQRADAVSSMVYEANARIRDPVYGCAGAICQLQKQVSELQAQLAKAQAELVNMQYQQANLVALICMEMTKSQDQCYNGVINEQLQVIPSVDTGSLLEDNNLALAWEPLWT; via the exons ATGGAATACAAGGGCAAAGCTATGACACCACAACCAACACCAACAACTGTCCCCCCTCCATTCTCTAGGtctccatcttcttctctttcacCTCCCCAATCCTCTCCAAGCTTGTCTCCACCTTCTAAATCTTCTCCGTTTTTTCCATCATCTTCGGTACAGCACTTTTCTTCTCCTAATACTGAAATTCCTCCCTCTCCTCCGCCTGTTGTTCTCAGCCCATGTGCCGCCTGCAAGATCCTTCGCCGCCGCTGTGGGGAGAAATGTGTTTTAGCTCCATACTTTCCTCCAACTCATCCACTTAAGTTCACCATTGCTCACAGGGTCTTTGGAGCGAGCAACATCATCAAATTTTTGCAG gAAATTCCGGAGTCCCAGAGAGCAGATGCAGTGAGCAGCATGGTTTATGAAGCAAATGCCAGGATTCGAGACCCAGTCTACGGTTGTGCTGGTGCAATTTGTCAACTTCAAAAACAAGTTAGCGAGCTTCAAGCACAATTGGCAAAGGCGCAAGCTGAGCTCGTCAACATGCAATACCAGCAAGCCAATTTGGTTGCCTTGATTTGCATGGAAATGACAAAATCTCAGGATCAGTGTTACAACGGCGTTATAAATGAGCAATTACAAGTTATACCATCTGTTGATACAGGAAGTCTTTTAGAGGATAACAATTTGGCCTTGGCTTGGGAACCTCTTTGGACATGA
- the LOC121246309 gene encoding 40S ribosomal protein S23, with the protein MGKTRGMGAGRKLKSHRRRQRWADKSYKKSHLGNEWKKPFAGSSHAKGIVLEKIGIEAKQPNSAIRKCARVQLIKNGKKIAAFVPNDGCLNYIEENDEVLIAGFGRKGHAVGDIPGVRFKVVKVSGVSLLALFKEKKEKPRS; encoded by the exons ATGGG GAAGACTCGTGGAATGGGAGCTGGTCGTAAGCTCAAGTCCCACCGTAGAAGGCAGAGGTGGGCTGACAAGTCATATAAGAAGTCCCACCTGGGAAATGAGTGGAAAAAACCATTTGCTGGATCCTCCCATGCAAAGGGCATTGTTCTAGAAAAGAT TGGCATTGAGGCTAAGCAGCCAAACTCTGCTATTAGAAAATGTGCCCGTGTTCAGCTGATcaaaaatgggaaaaagatCGCTGCTTTTGTACCTAATGATGGTTGCTTAAACTATATTGAGGAGAAC GACGAGGTGTTGATTGCAGGATTTGGGCGGAAGGGACATGCTGTGGGTGATATCCCTGGAGTCAGATTCAAGGTTGTGAAGGTATCTGGTGTGTCTCTGCTGGCTCTCTTcaaggagaaaaaggaaaagccaAGGTCTTAG